A portion of the uncultured Draconibacterium sp. genome contains these proteins:
- a CDS encoding PLP-dependent transferase, which translates to MKKTGFTTTALNVPFAKQDPHKALQMPLYESVAYEFDTAEQIEANFRGEYIAHVYSRTASPTVEYFELKLKALTQSSGVIAVSSGMAAITNTIMAVTKTGDNIISGNRLFGHTLALFQNTLSEFGLETRFSDLSSESEIEKLIDKNTRAIYFETVTNPQLDITDIEMLSGLAKKHNLVLIADSTNTPPNVFNGGKFGINIEVMSTTKYISGGATSFGGAIVDHGNFDWNLNPNTATYTQKFKNNAFLMKVRKNVYRNTGGSMAPQTARFQIQGLDILELRVEKCYQNCLALGKFLNNHPRVRVVSYPGLENDERYPLAQKYFNGVPGTIMSFELESKAACYTFMNKLQIIRRATNLNDNKSLIIHPHSTIYAEFTEEERIAACINDRMMRLSVGIENVADIISDIEEALK; encoded by the coding sequence ATGAAGAAAACCGGATTTACTACAACAGCTTTAAATGTACCGTTCGCCAAACAAGATCCGCATAAAGCATTGCAAATGCCGCTCTACGAGTCGGTAGCTTATGAATTTGACACGGCCGAACAAATTGAAGCTAATTTCAGGGGCGAATACATTGCACATGTTTACTCGCGAACAGCCAGTCCAACGGTTGAATATTTTGAGTTAAAATTAAAAGCTCTCACTCAAAGTAGCGGTGTTATTGCAGTAAGTTCGGGCATGGCAGCCATTACAAATACCATTATGGCTGTTACCAAAACAGGCGACAATATTATTTCCGGAAACCGATTGTTCGGACACACTCTGGCATTATTTCAGAATACACTATCGGAATTTGGACTGGAAACACGTTTTAGCGATTTAAGCTCTGAAAGCGAGATAGAAAAATTGATCGATAAAAATACCCGCGCCATATATTTTGAAACGGTAACCAATCCTCAACTTGATATTACTGATATTGAAATGCTGTCGGGCCTGGCAAAAAAACACAACCTGGTTTTAATTGCCGACAGTACCAATACTCCGCCTAATGTTTTTAATGGCGGGAAATTTGGTATAAACATAGAAGTTATGTCGACCACTAAATACATATCGGGAGGTGCTACTTCATTTGGAGGTGCTATTGTAGATCATGGCAATTTCGACTGGAATCTGAATCCGAACACTGCCACCTATACGCAGAAATTCAAAAACAATGCCTTTCTGATGAAAGTTAGAAAAAACGTGTATCGGAATACCGGCGGAAGTATGGCACCACAAACCGCACGTTTTCAAATACAGGGGCTCGATATTCTTGAACTTCGAGTAGAAAAGTGCTACCAAAACTGCCTGGCTTTGGGTAAGTTTTTAAACAACCACCCCAGGGTTCGGGTAGTTAGTTATCCGGGTTTGGAAAATGATGAACGTTACCCTTTGGCACAGAAATATTTTAACGGTGTGCCGGGAACGATTATGAGTTTCGAGCTGGAATCGAAAGCTGCCTGTTATACCTTTATGAACAAGCTGCAAATCATTCGCCGGGCCACCAACCTGAACGACAACAAATCACTGATCATTCATCCGCATTCAACAATTTATGCCGAGTTTACCGAAGAAGAACGTATTGCAGCCTGCATTAACGACCGCATGATGCGTCTTTCGGTTGGTATTGAAAATGTTGCTGATATTATTAGCGATATCGAGGAAGCACTAAAGTGA